The Ursus arctos isolate Adak ecotype North America unplaced genomic scaffold, UrsArc2.0 scaffold_28, whole genome shotgun sequence genome has a window encoding:
- the KBTBD13 gene encoding kelch repeat and BTB domain-containing protein 13, producing MPRAPDAPPVQVWVDGQLFQADRALLVEHCGFFRGLFRSGMRETRAAEVRLGALSAGGFHTTLQVLRGERPALAADEELLQAVECAAFLQAPALARFLEHSLTSDNCALLCDAAAVFGLRDVFHSAALFIRDGGHELAAELALPEARAYVAALRPSSYVAVSTHTPAPGFLEDASRTLCYLDEEEDVWRTLAALPLEASTLLAGVATLGNKLYIVGGVRGASKEVVELGFCYDPDGGTWREFPSPHQPRYDTALAGFDGRLYAIGGEFQRTPMSSVERYDPAAGCWSFVADLPQPAAGVPCAHARGRLFVCLWRPADTTAVVEYAVRADTWLPVAELRRPQSYGHCMVAHRDSLYVVRNGPKDDFLHCAIDCLNLATGQWTALPGQFVNSKGALFTAVVRGDTVYTVNRMFTLQYAIEGGTWRLLRERAGFPRPGSLQTFLLRLPPGAPGPVASTTPEL from the coding sequence ATGCCACGGGCCCCAGACGCCCCCCCGGTGCAGGTGTGGGTGGACGGCCAGCTCTTCCAGGCCGACCGGGCTCTGCTGGTGGAGCACTGCGGCTTCTTCCGCGGTCTCTTCCGCTCGGGCATGCGGGAGACGCGCGCGGCCGAGGTGCGCCTGGGCGCGCTGAGCGCTGGCGGCTTCCACACCACGCTGCAGGTGCTGCGCGGCGAGCGGCCGGCGCTGGCGGCTGACGAGGAGCTGCTGCAGGCCGTGGAGTGCGCCGCCTTCCTGCAGGCGCCGGCGCTGGCGCGCTTTCTGGAGCACAGTCTCACGTCGGACAACTGCGCGCTGCTGTGCGACGCGGCCGCCGTCTTCGGCCTGCGCGACGTGTTCCACAGCGCCGCGCTCTTCATCCGCGACGGCGGGCACGAGCTGGCGGCCGAGCTGGCGCTGCCCGAGGCCCGCGCCTACGTGGCGGCGCTGCGGCCCAGCAGCTACGTGGCCGTAAGCACGCACACGCCGGCGCCGGGCTTCCTGGAGGACGCGTCGCGCACGCTGTGCTACCTGGACGAGGAGGAGGACGTGTGGCGCACGCTGGCCGCGCTGCCGCTGGAGGCCAGCACGCTGCTGGCGGGCGTGGCCACGCTGGGCAACAAGCTGTACATCGTGGGCGGCGTGCGGGGCGCCAGCAAGGAGGTGGTGGAGCTGGGCTTCTGCTACGACCCCGACGGCGGCACGTGGCGCGAGTTCCCCAGCCCGCACCAGCCGCGTTATGACACGGCGCTGGCCGGCTTCGATGGCCGCCTCTATGCCATCGGCGGCGAGTTCCAGAGGACGCCCATGAGCTCTGTGGAGCGCTACGACCCAGCCGCCGGCTGCTGGAGCTTCGTGGCCGACCTGCCGCAGCCGGCCGCGGGCGTGCCCTGCGCCCATGCGCGTGGCCGCCTCTTCGTTTGTCTGTGGCGGCCGGCCGACACCACGGCCGTGGTGGAGTACGCTGTGCGGGCGGACACGTGGCTGCCGGTGGCCGAGCTGCGGCGTCCGCAGAGCTACGGCCACTGCATGGTGGCCCACCGCGACAGTCTCTATGTGGTGCGCAACGGACCGAAAGACGACTTCCTCCACTGCGCCATCGACTGCCTCAACCTGGCCACGGGCCAGTGGACGGCACTACCTGGCCAGTTTGTCAACAGCAAGGGAGCGCTGTTCACGGCAGTAGTGCGCGGCGACACAGTCTATACAGTCAACCGCATGTTTACGCTGCAGTATGCCATCGAGGGTGGCACCTGGAGGCTGCTCAGAGAGAGGGCCGGCTTCCCACGGCCTGGCTCCTTGCAGACCTTCCTCCTTAGGCTGCCACCTGGCGCCCCGGGGCCTGTGGCCTCCACCACACCAGAACTGTGA
- the UBAP1L gene encoding ubiquitin-associated protein 1-like: MNALDGVPFKVPNGFVIGTEPFPGPELSVSDCRELLLGSMHDFGLERRALFWVEAVVRGPCPVQCDATGKASAPPAWLLLVSPERELVSAPAADTGPEAGPQQRLDQEAQKEEEDEEEDEEENQGEAHDGEEEAASADEEEPGPRSPLSSSPASPGPGHPRCSLDLLRGVRSELAGARRRLSEGRLAARPRALLHRIRHRALSLCPSPAPGPGPVPPAGPAPPLASAPAPPPRPSTAGAMPPLRSHKPTVASLSPYTCLPPLGGVPQHLSAWGSHPASADLLSALSQEEQDLIGPVVALGYPLHRAIGALQKTGRQSLSQFLSYLSACDRLLRQGYDEGLVEEAMEMFQFSESQAGEFLRLWEQFSDMGFQQDRIKEVLLVHGNRSEQALEELVACAQ, encoded by the exons CACGACTTCGGCCTGGAGAGGAGAGCACTCTTCTGGGTGGAGGCTGTAGTCCGGGGGCCCTGCCCGGTCCAGTGCGACGCTACGGGAAAGGCATCGGCCCCTCCCGCCTGGCTCCTGCTGGTCAGCCCGGAACGCGAGCTAGTGTCCGCACCTGCTGCAGACACGGGCCCTGAGGCCGGACCCCAGCAGCGGCTTGACCAGGAGGcgcagaaagaggaggaggacgaggaggaggacgaggaagaGAACCAGGGAGAGGCCCACGACGGGGAAGAAGAAGCCGCCTCTGCCGACGAGGAAGAGCCAGGTCCCCGCAGCCCCCTGTCCAGCTCCCCTGCGAGCCCCGGCCCCGGCCACCCCCGGTGCTCGCTGGACTTGCTGCGCGGCGTGAGGTCGGAGCTGGCCGGGGCGCGGCGGCGGCTCTCCGAGGGCCGGCTGGCCGCCCGCCCCCGCGCCCTCCTGCACCGCATCCGCCACCGGGCGCTgagcctctgccccagccccgcgCCGGGTCCGGGCCCCGTGCCGCCCGCCGGCCCCGCGcccccgctcgccagcgcccccGCGCCGCCCCCGCGGCCCTCCACGGCCGGCGCCATGCCCCCGCTGCGGAGCCACAAGCCCACGGTCGCG TCCCTCAGCCCGTACACCTGCCTGCCACCTCTTGGGGGGGTGCCTCAGCATCTCAGCGCCTGGGGATCACACCCTGCTTCTGCGGACCTGCTGTCCGCCCTGAGCCAGGAGGAGCAAGACCTCATCGGGCCAGTGGTCGCCCTGGGGTACCCCCTGCATAGGGCCATCGGGGCTCTGCAGAAGACAGGGCGGCAGAGCCTGAGCCAG TTTCTCAGCTACCTTAGTGCCTGTGACCGGCTGCTGCGACAAGGCTACGACGAGGGGCTGGTGGAGGAGGCCATGGAGATGTTCCAGTTCTCCGAGAGCCAG GCAGGGGAGTTCCTGCGCCTCTGGGAACAGTTCAGTGACATGGGCTTCCAGCAGGACCGGATCAAGGAAGTGCTGCTGGTCCATGGCAATCGCAGTGAGCAGGCGCTGGAGGAGCTGGTAGCCTGTGCCCAGTGA